Proteins from one Prevotella sp. E2-28 genomic window:
- a CDS encoding DEAD/DEAH box helicase — MKTFEKLGVSVEIRRAIEEMGFVQPMPVQEEVIPRLLTSEKDMIALAQTGTGKTASFGIPLLMRLDLSNRDTQALVLSPTRELCLQIADDLRDFSKYMEGVHVEAVYGGAAIEQQIRALKKGAQVIVATPGRLIDLKNRGYAILDHVSNIVLDEADEMLNMGFSDAINEIFESLPADHATLMFSATMSREVERVAKKYLTDYEEVVVGSRNEGAENVNHIYYMVQAKDKYLALKRIVDYYPKIFAIIFCRTKLETQEIADKLIRDGYNAESLHGDLSQQQRDLTMQKFRQHLTQLLVATDVAARGLDVDDLTHVINFGLPDDIENYTHRSGRTGRAGKKGTSISIVHSKEKHKIRNIEKEIGKAFVETPIPSAEEICKKQLYKVMDQIVKTDVNDDEIAPFMQDISRYFEFIDKEEIIKKIVSLEFGKFLAYYADAPEIEKVESGKRKEERGQSDREKRMNKAQKGFKRLFINLGKKDGFFPGVLMQTLNRYVGGRQEVGHIDLLDTISYFEVPEKDARKVMSQLTGIRYKGRTVRCNAEDDKLANAMPGKQNKSSQISQGSKKRGSNDNQEWVPAKKKMKKDDWRSLMNAPRVDFKGEEPDFSEEGWARRKPKKRK, encoded by the coding sequence ATGAAAACATTTGAAAAATTAGGCGTGAGCGTAGAGATACGCCGAGCCATTGAAGAAATGGGATTCGTACAGCCAATGCCTGTACAGGAAGAAGTAATCCCAAGACTACTGACTAGTGAAAAAGACATGATTGCCCTGGCGCAGACGGGAACAGGAAAAACAGCCTCGTTTGGCATCCCCTTGCTGATGCGTCTTGATTTGAGCAACAGGGATACGCAGGCTCTGGTACTTTCTCCTACACGTGAGTTGTGCTTGCAAATTGCCGACGACCTGCGTGATTTCTCAAAATATATGGAGGGTGTTCATGTGGAGGCTGTCTATGGCGGTGCTGCCATTGAACAGCAGATTCGTGCCTTGAAAAAGGGGGCTCAGGTCATTGTGGCTACCCCTGGTCGTTTGATTGACCTGAAGAACCGTGGTTATGCGATATTGGATCATGTGAGCAATATTGTGCTCGATGAGGCTGACGAGATGCTGAACATGGGCTTCTCGGATGCTATCAATGAGATTTTCGAGTCGCTGCCAGCAGATCATGCTACGTTGATGTTCTCTGCCACGATGAGTCGTGAGGTGGAGCGCGTCGCAAAGAAATACCTGACAGACTATGAAGAAGTGGTGGTAGGCTCGCGTAACGAGGGTGCCGAGAATGTAAACCATATCTACTATATGGTGCAGGCAAAGGATAAGTATCTGGCCTTAAAGCGCATTGTAGATTATTATCCCAAGATATTTGCTATTATCTTCTGTCGCACCAAGTTGGAGACGCAGGAGATTGCCGATAAGCTGATTCGCGATGGCTATAATGCAGAGTCACTTCATGGCGACCTCTCGCAGCAGCAGCGCGACCTCACCATGCAGAAGTTCCGCCAGCACCTGACGCAACTTTTGGTGGCTACTGATGTGGCTGCCCGTGGTCTGGATGTGGACGACTTGACGCATGTGATTAACTTCGGTTTGCCCGACGACATTGAGAACTATACTCACCGTTCTGGCCGTACAGGTCGTGCCGGTAAGAAAGGTACCAGCATCTCTATTGTGCACTCAAAAGAGAAGCATAAGATTCGTAACATCGAGAAGGAGATTGGTAAGGCTTTCGTAGAAACACCCATCCCATCAGCAGAGGAAATCTGTAAGAAGCAGCTCTACAAGGTGATGGATCAGATTGTGAAGACCGACGTTAATGACGATGAGATTGCGCCTTTCATGCAGGATATCAGTCGCTACTTCGAATTCATTGACAAGGAGGAAATCATCAAGAAGATTGTTTCCCTTGAGTTTGGTAAATTCCTGGCTTACTATGCTGATGCACCTGAAATCGAGAAGGTGGAAAGTGGTAAGAGAAAAGAGGAAAGAGGTCAGAGCGATCGCGAAAAGCGCATGAACAAGGCTCAGAAGGGCTTCAAGCGCCTCTTCATCAACCTTGGTAAGAAGGATGGCTTCTTCCCTGGCGTGCTGATGCAGACCTTGAACCGCTATGTAGGTGGTCGTCAGGAGGTAGGTCATATCGACTTGCTCGACACCATCTCTTATTTCGAGGTGCCTGAGAAAGATGCCCGTAAGGTGATGAGTCAGCTCACAGGCATTCGTTATAAAGGTCGTACCGTGCGTTGTAACGCCGAGGATGACAAACTGGCAAATGCCATGCCAGGCAAGCAAAATAAGAGTTCACAAATTTCACAAGGCTCAAAAAAACGCGGTTCCAATGATAATCAGGAATGGGTGCCTGCCAAGAAGAAAATGAAGAAAGACGACTGGCGCTCATTGATGAATGCACCTCGCGTAGATTTCAAGGGCGAAGAGCCCGACTTCAGCGAAGAGGGTTGGGCGCGTAGAAAACCGAAGAAAAGAAAATGA